The Chryseobacterium sp. JV274 sequence TGGATTTGGCGGATATACTCTACAAAGACCCATTACAACCAGAAATCCTGTTTTGGATATGTATTCAGGAGGATGGCAGACTGGAGTTTCTTTGAGTTATAACATAGATACACTGTATAAAACGAAAGAAAAAGTAAAATTAGGAGAGCTGCAAAAGAATCAGGCGAATGATGCAATGACTCTGGTACAGCAGAATGTGGATATGGGAGTGAATGCAGCCTATACAAAATATCAGGAAGCCATTCAGCAGGCGGATATTCTGAATGATTCCAAAAGACTGGCAGAAGAAAACTACAAGATTACGGAAGCCAAATATCTGAATCAGCTGGCAGTACAGGCAGAAATGATAGATGCCCAAAACCAGAAACTACAGTCGGAACTTGATTATGCTAACGCCGAAATCAATGTTTTGTATCAGTATTACAACCTTTTGAAATCTACAGGGACACTTTAATTTTTAAAACTGAAAATCAACACAATGGAAAACAAGGAACAAACTACTCAAAATACGACACCAACTCCTGCTGCACCAAGCGCAGAGAATAAAAAAAAGAAAAATAAAACCAATAAAATCAGAGCCATCATTTCCAATATCATCGTTTTCATGGTGATCGGTTTCGGATTATTCTGGTTAATACGTGAATATTTCCATATCGGAAACAAAACCTATACGGAAGCAGCACAGGTAGAAGAATTTATCAATCCTGTTAACACAAGGGTTTCGGCATATATCAAAGAAATTAAGTTCATTGAACACCAGCATGTAAAAAAAGGAGATACACTGGTAGTCCTTGACGAACGTGAAATTCTTACACAATTGGGACAGGCAGAAGCCGCTTATCAGAATGCGATGGCTCAAAAGACAGCCACAAGTTCTTCTGTAAATACTGTTTCCAACAATGTCAACGTTATGCAGTCCAATATTGCAGGTGCAAAAGCGAGATTATGGAATGCTGAGCAGAATTTAAACCGTTATAAAAATCTTTTATCAGCAGAAGCAGTTACAAGACAGCAATATGATCAGGTAAAAACAGAATACGATGCACAAAAAGCTGCTTATGAAACTTTAGTGAATCAAAAACAGTCAGCGAACCTTTCCACTACTGAAGTGAAAAGCAGACTGGGAATTAATGATGCTGAAATCAAAAGAACAAAATCTGCCTTGGATATGGCGAAAATCAATCTTTCGTATACTGTTATTACGGCGCCTTATGATGGAGTAATGGGAAGAAGAACTATCTCTGAAGGGCAATTGATTCAACCGGGACAGCAGGTTGCAACCATCGTTCTGAATGGTCAGAAATGGGTAACAGCCAACTTCCTGGAAAGCCAGATGCCAAATATTAAAGTAGGAGAAAAAATTTCTATGACAGCTGATGCTTTGGGAGGGAAAAAATTTGAAGGAGTTGTCACTGCTGTTTCAGCGGCTACAGGATCACGATATTCGAGTGTACCTACAGATAACTCTACCGGAAACTTTATTAAAGTGCAGCAGAGAATTCCTGTAAGAATAGAGTTTACAGCTTCCAACAAAAAAGAAGACCTGGATAAACTGAGTGCCGGAATGAATATGAATGTGAATATTAACAAAGACTAAAAGATGGAAGATATCAGATTCCAGACATTATGCGTAGGGAAAGCTAAGGTTGAATGTTGAAAGTCTGCCATCTGATATCTGAAATCTATTATCCAAAAGAATCATGTACAACAAAGGATTATATAGCGACTGGGTACCGAAACCCGTACAGCTGCTGCTGATTGTATTACTGCTTGCTGTGGTAATGCCGATTGGTGGGGTGTATACCGGGAATATCAGCTCTCTGGTAAGCGGTACCGGTGCCATGACAGAATATTTTATGTGGGCTAACTATGCAACTACCATTGGAATGGGAGCCTGTATGCCTGTTGTTCTCAGAATTAAAATGAGATTCAAAGTAAGGGATAAGATGGTTTTGCTTCTGGTGCTTTTAGGACTGCTAAGTTATGTGAACGGGACTACTTTACAGCCGGTAATCTTCATATTTACTTCTTTACTTATTGGTTTTATGAAGATGATGGTAACTATAGAACTCTTCCTGCCACTTATGGTTATGATTGGAAACCGCGGAGTATTTTATGGGGCTTTCTATACATTCGTTCTTGTGATGAATCAGGTGGCTACCTATTATGCAGCTGAGTTTGCCCTTCTTTACAACTGGCAGCAGTTTTATCTGTTCACAGCTGTTTTATGCTTTATTTTAGCTTTAATACACTGGATTTTTATGCATAATAAATATTTTGCGTTAAAAGTTCCGCTGCATTATATTGACTGGTTGAGTATTTTGCTTTTCATTTCAACTTTTATGTTTTCAGCCTATGTTTATTCGTTTGGAAGACAGCAGGATTGGTTCAATTCGAAGAATATTATTTACGCAAGTATTACAGCTTTTGTAAGCTTTGCACTGCTTTCTATTCGTCAGCTGACCTTAAAACGACCCTACCTTTCATTCAAAATTTTCACAAAGAATAATGTACAGCATGGGTTGTTTATGCTTTTCTGGCTGGGAATGTTTTTAGGAACAGCTTCTATTCAGAATACTTTTGCGGTTGGTGTATTAGGGTATGACCAATTGACAAATACCAGACTGAGTTTACTAATGATTCCCGGAATTATCTTAGCCGGAGTCATTGCAATTTTCTGGTTTAAAAAAGAAAAACCTTTGAAAATGTATATTTTTTCCGGTTTCTCAGCTATGGTTGGATATGCCATCATCATGTACTTTTCTATGGTATTGGAATTCAGTTATGACAGCTGGTATCTGCCTATGTTTTTAAAAGGCTACGGAATGTGTTCACTGTTTATTTCCGTATGGTTTTATACACTGGATAAGCTTGAAATGGATGAAATGCTTGCTGCTATCGGGCTTGTACTGGTTTGGAGAACTTTT is a genomic window containing:
- a CDS encoding MFS transporter, giving the protein MYNKGLYSDWVPKPVQLLLIVLLLAVVMPIGGVYTGNISSLVSGTGAMTEYFMWANYATTIGMGACMPVVLRIKMRFKVRDKMVLLLVLLGLLSYVNGTTLQPVIFIFTSLLIGFMKMMVTIELFLPLMVMIGNRGVFYGAFYTFVLVMNQVATYYAAEFALLYNWQQFYLFTAVLCFILALIHWIFMHNKYFALKVPLHYIDWLSILLFISTFMFSAYVYSFGRQQDWFNSKNIIYASITAFVSFALLSIRQLTLKRPYLSFKIFTKNNVQHGLFMLFWLGMFLGTASIQNTFAVGVLGYDQLTNTRLSLLMIPGIILAGVIAIFWFKKEKPLKMYIFSGFSAMVGYAIIMYFSMVLEFSYDSWYLPMFLKGYGMCSLFISVWFYTLDKLEMDEMLAAIGLVLVWRTFLAVGIFSTLYAWFQYRFQIIAIGDLAVYMDGMTVTPQNVAANMKPIQLNAIIIATKKIFGYIILVGFGVLIYVATHHFGAKRFQYFRFVRVLGGKSVIARRRLRERKKLLEEIKDAAGPAV
- a CDS encoding HlyD family secretion protein, coding for MENKEQTTQNTTPTPAAPSAENKKKKNKTNKIRAIISNIIVFMVIGFGLFWLIREYFHIGNKTYTEAAQVEEFINPVNTRVSAYIKEIKFIEHQHVKKGDTLVVLDEREILTQLGQAEAAYQNAMAQKTATSSSVNTVSNNVNVMQSNIAGAKARLWNAEQNLNRYKNLLSAEAVTRQQYDQVKTEYDAQKAAYETLVNQKQSANLSTTEVKSRLGINDAEIKRTKSALDMAKINLSYTVITAPYDGVMGRRTISEGQLIQPGQQVATIVLNGQKWVTANFLESQMPNIKVGEKISMTADALGGKKFEGVVTAVSAATGSRYSSVPTDNSTGNFIKVQQRIPVRIEFTASNKKEDLDKLSAGMNMNVNINKD